From one Formosa sediminum genomic stretch:
- a CDS encoding DUF3095 family protein, whose protein sequence is MNNTLFYTNLENYKVPVTVLLSKPEQFQRIPDDWHIVVTDIKGSTASIDNGFSEIVNLIATGSIIAALNIAAKHVVDIPFFFGGDGATLLIPSTLLSEIMAALTIHQENIQKEFNIYLRVGSISVAHVYANNQDLKIAKASINALHTIPIVLGNGLHFAERLIKSRDSVLDKSTITQMGLDLEGMECRWNKIPPPQHSNEVVSLLITATNASQQAPIFQKILEHTNAVYGSLRHRNPISIPKLKLSFNYMRIKTELKVSKRTAGILNVLKVWMNNIIGKYYYLPTQNGQNYLKELTQLSDILVIDGRINMVISGTTTQRQKLTGYLDDLEQNGEILYGRYVSNSSIMSCYVRNRNAKHIHFVDGGNSGYTRAAKVLKGKLAGNIATPKA, encoded by the coding sequence ATGAACAACACACTATTTTATACCAATTTAGAAAATTACAAAGTGCCCGTAACCGTTTTACTCTCTAAACCAGAGCAGTTTCAGCGTATTCCAGACGATTGGCATATTGTGGTTACCGATATTAAAGGGTCTACAGCCTCGATAGACAATGGGTTTTCTGAAATTGTAAACCTAATCGCTACCGGAAGTATTATTGCGGCTTTAAATATAGCCGCTAAACATGTTGTTGATATTCCTTTTTTCTTTGGTGGCGATGGCGCTACGCTATTAATTCCGTCTACATTACTTTCAGAAATCATGGCGGCTTTAACGATACATCAGGAAAATATTCAGAAGGAATTCAATATTTATCTTAGAGTGGGTAGCATTTCTGTAGCTCATGTCTATGCTAACAACCAAGACTTAAAAATTGCTAAGGCCAGTATTAATGCCCTACACACTATTCCCATAGTATTAGGAAACGGATTGCACTTTGCCGAACGGTTAATAAAATCTCGAGATAGCGTGCTTGATAAATCCACTATAACACAGATGGGTTTAGACTTAGAGGGTATGGAATGCCGATGGAATAAAATTCCGCCGCCACAACACTCCAACGAAGTGGTCTCTTTATTAATCACTGCAACCAATGCTTCTCAACAAGCGCCTATATTCCAAAAAATATTAGAACATACCAATGCCGTTTATGGGTCTTTACGCCATCGAAATCCGATTTCTATCCCTAAATTAAAATTGAGTTTTAATTATATGCGGATTAAAACAGAACTTAAAGTGAGTAAAAGAACCGCTGGCATTTTAAATGTTTTAAAAGTATGGATGAATAATATTATTGGTAAATACTATTATTTACCAACACAAAATGGCCAGAATTATTTAAAAGAACTCACCCAATTATCGGATATTTTAGTAATCGACGGACGCATTAATATGGTGATCTCTGGCACAACCACCCAAAGGCAAAAGTTAACCGGATATTTAGACGATTTAGAGCAAAACGGAGAGATTTTATATGGTAGATACGTAAGTAACAGTAGTATCATGTCTTGTTATGTTAGAAATAGAAATGCCAAACACATTCATTTTGTAGATGGTGGTAATAGCGGGTATACTAGAGCTGCTAAAGTACTGAAAGGAAAACTGGCTGGCAATATTGCAACACCTAAAGCCTAA